The Frankiales bacterium genome window below encodes:
- the pstS gene encoding phosphate ABC transporter substrate-binding protein PstS, producing MTFSRKAGFAAAAVAGLVLLSACGSDAGTSSSSAAGGQIAGADCASGSIKASGSTAQLNAMTEWINGYQTACTGATVDYQGVGSGAGITDFINGQTAFAGSDSAIQGDDQTNADKRCSTGSAINIPMVGGAIVAAYNVSGVSKLTLTPEIMAGIWSNKITKWNDPKLVAANPGVTLPDATIAQFHRSDSSGTTDNWTKFLDATAPSVWTYGHAKDWSAPGGQGSKGNDGVGASLASTPNSIGYVELSFAQEKKLNTAAIDNGAGPVDGTSENAAKTLAAAQVTGSGNNIVLNIDYKSTAGYPAVLVTYEITCEKGLSSDALPLTKAFLTYTASDEAQAKLTDAGYVPITGDLLTKVRTAISAIS from the coding sequence GTGACCTTCTCCCGCAAGGCGGGCTTCGCCGCCGCCGCCGTCGCCGGGCTCGTCCTGCTCAGCGCGTGCGGCTCGGACGCCGGCACGAGTTCGAGCAGCGCCGCCGGCGGTCAGATCGCCGGCGCGGACTGCGCCTCGGGCTCGATCAAGGCTTCCGGCTCGACCGCCCAGCTGAACGCCATGACCGAGTGGATCAACGGCTACCAGACCGCCTGCACCGGCGCGACGGTCGACTACCAGGGCGTCGGATCTGGCGCCGGCATCACCGACTTCATCAACGGCCAGACCGCCTTCGCCGGCTCCGACTCGGCGATCCAGGGCGACGACCAGACCAACGCCGACAAGCGCTGCTCCACCGGCTCGGCCATCAACATCCCCATGGTGGGTGGCGCCATCGTGGCCGCCTACAACGTCTCGGGCGTCAGCAAGCTCACGCTCACCCCCGAGATCATGGCCGGCATCTGGTCCAACAAGATCACGAAGTGGAACGACCCCAAGCTGGTCGCGGCCAACCCCGGCGTCACCCTCCCCGACGCCACGATCGCGCAGTTCCACCGCAGCGACTCGTCCGGCACGACCGACAACTGGACCAAGTTCCTCGACGCCACCGCCCCCAGCGTGTGGACCTACGGCCACGCCAAGGACTGGTCCGCCCCCGGCGGCCAGGGCTCGAAGGGCAACGACGGCGTGGGCGCCTCGCTCGCGTCGACCCCCAACTCGATCGGCTACGTCGAGCTCTCCTTCGCCCAGGAGAAGAAGCTCAACACCGCCGCGATCGACAACGGGGCCGGCCCGGTCGACGGCACCTCGGAGAACGCCGCCAAGACCCTCGCCGCGGCGCAGGTGACCGGCAGCGGGAACAACATCGTGCTCAACATCGACTACAAGTCGACCGCCGGGTACCCCGCCGTGCTGGTGACCTACGAGATCACCTGCGAGAAGGGGCTCAGCTCCGACGCCCTGCCGCTCACCAAGGCCTTCCTCACCTACACGGCGAGCGACGAGGCGCAGGCGAAGCTGACCGACGCCGGCTACGTGCCGATCACGGGCGACCTGCTGACGAAGGTGCGGACCGCCATCTCCGCGATCTCCTGA
- the pstC gene encoding phosphate ABC transporter permease subunit PstC, with product MSTPPETTSSPPTPRSDTGIRGASVRIGDRVFSVSSRLAGILILVTMGAIAAFLVWKSIPSFQANTANFFTTLVWFPDRDPAVFGIAALTFGTLMTSAIALLLAVPVGIGIALFIAHYAERRLAATLGFVTDLLAAVPSIIFGMWGLLFLTPHMEGLTQWMNDYLGFIPLFRNDLGLYTKSIFIAGVVLAIMILPTVSAISREVFVQVPRAHIEAALALGATRWEMVRMSIFPFARPGMISASMLGLGRALGETIAVALILSASYDINWQITEPSGNTFAANIALRWNEAGPIGLSALVASGLVLFVITLAVNMSARLIIARRAEFSGAN from the coding sequence ATGAGCACCCCACCCGAGACGACCAGCAGCCCGCCGACCCCGCGCTCCGACACGGGGATCCGCGGCGCCTCGGTCCGGATCGGCGACCGCGTCTTCTCCGTCTCGTCCCGCCTGGCCGGCATCCTCATCCTGGTCACGATGGGCGCCATCGCGGCGTTCCTCGTCTGGAAGTCGATCCCGAGCTTCCAGGCCAACACGGCCAACTTCTTCACCACGCTGGTCTGGTTCCCCGACCGCGACCCGGCGGTCTTCGGCATCGCCGCCCTCACGTTCGGCACCCTGATGACCTCGGCCATCGCCCTGCTCCTGGCGGTGCCCGTCGGCATCGGGATCGCGCTGTTCATCGCGCACTACGCGGAGCGCCGCCTCGCCGCCACGCTCGGCTTCGTCACCGACCTGCTGGCCGCGGTCCCCTCGATCATCTTCGGCATGTGGGGCCTGCTCTTCCTCACGCCGCACATGGAGGGGCTCACCCAGTGGATGAACGACTACCTCGGCTTCATCCCGCTGTTCCGCAACGACCTCGGGCTCTACACCAAGTCGATCTTCATCGCCGGCGTGGTGCTGGCGATCATGATCCTGCCGACGGTCTCGGCCATCAGCCGTGAGGTCTTCGTCCAGGTTCCCCGCGCGCACATCGAGGCCGCCCTGGCCCTCGGCGCCACGCGCTGGGAGATGGTGCGGATGTCGATCTTCCCGTTCGCCCGGCCGGGCATGATCTCCGCCTCGATGCTCGGGCTGGGCCGCGCGCTCGGCGAGACGATCGCCGTCGCCCTGATCCTCTCGGCGTCCTACGACATCAACTGGCAGATCACCGAGCCCAGCGGCAACACCTTCGCGGCCAACATCGCCCTGCGGTGGAACGAGGCCGGGCCGATCGGCCTGTCCGCGCTCGTCGCCAGCGGCCTCGTGCTGTTCGTGATCACGCTGGCGGTCAACATGTCGGCGCGGCTGATCATCGCCCGCCGCGCCGAGTTCTCGGGGGCCAACTGA
- the pstA gene encoding phosphate ABC transporter permease PstA, protein MSRTSDDERAVSDALLHRALAGGKLPRWAVPALAAGSLLLALLLNVTTSVDGVAGTLVVAVVIFLAAQTGWSFAVEGRRHAVDRLATTGVYATFLIALAPLVFVLGTVIVKGLQVFSYEFLMTSMRNVSALHPGGGVYHAIIGTLEQILIASLIGIPLGVMTAIYLVEYAPNARNTRLARWISFFVDVMTGVPSVVVGLFIYTAFVLTLGLPRGGFAAALALTILMLPVVVRSTEEMLRIVPRDLREASYALGIPKWRTILKVVLPTALGGIITGAMLAVARIAGETAPLLLTTFLSQSINTNPFTGPQASLPTFIWDQFTRGTDASIARAWGGALVLVLLIVILYAAAKIIARFTGVKR, encoded by the coding sequence ATGTCCCGGACCAGCGACGACGAGCGCGCCGTGTCCGACGCCCTCCTGCACCGCGCGCTCGCCGGCGGCAAGCTGCCGCGCTGGGCGGTGCCGGCGCTCGCCGCAGGCTCGCTGCTGCTCGCGCTGCTGCTCAACGTGACGACCTCGGTCGACGGCGTGGCCGGCACCCTCGTGGTGGCGGTGGTCATCTTCCTCGCGGCCCAGACCGGCTGGAGCTTCGCCGTCGAGGGACGGCGCCACGCGGTGGACCGGCTGGCCACCACCGGCGTCTACGCGACGTTCCTCATCGCCCTGGCGCCCCTCGTGTTCGTCCTCGGCACGGTGATCGTCAAGGGACTCCAGGTCTTCTCCTACGAGTTCCTCATGACGTCGATGCGCAACGTGTCGGCCCTGCACCCCGGTGGTGGCGTCTACCACGCGATCATCGGGACGCTCGAGCAGATCCTGATCGCCTCGCTCATCGGCATCCCGCTCGGCGTCATGACTGCCATCTACCTCGTGGAGTACGCCCCGAACGCCCGCAACACGCGGCTGGCGCGCTGGATCAGCTTCTTCGTCGACGTGATGACCGGCGTCCCCTCGGTGGTCGTCGGCCTGTTCATCTACACCGCGTTCGTGCTCACCCTGGGCCTGCCGCGCGGCGGCTTCGCCGCGGCTCTGGCGCTGACGATCCTCATGCTGCCGGTGGTCGTGCGGTCCACCGAGGAGATGCTGCGCATCGTGCCGCGCGACCTCCGGGAGGCGTCGTACGCCCTGGGCATCCCCAAGTGGCGCACGATCCTCAAGGTGGTGCTCCCCACCGCGCTCGGCGGCATCATCACCGGGGCCATGCTCGCGGTGGCCCGCATCGCCGGCGAGACCGCGCCGCTGCTGCTCACGACCTTCCTGTCGCAGTCGATCAACACCAACCCGTTCACCGGTCCGCAGGCCTCGCTGCCCACGTTCATCTGGGACCAGTTCACCCGCGGCACCGACGCCTCGATCGCGCGGGCGTGGGGCGGCGCGCTCGTGCTGGTCCTGCTCATCGTCATCCTGTACGCAGCAGCGAAGATCATCGCCCGGTTCACCGGGGTCAAGCGCTGA
- a CDS encoding phosphate ABC transporter ATP-binding protein has protein sequence MAKRIDATDVDIYYGSFKAVEGVTFSVEPRSVTAFIGPSGCGKSTVLRTLNRMHEVIPGAHVEGKITLDGEDIYGSDVDPVNVRRTIGMVFQRPNPFPTMSIFDNVVAGLKLEGKRRSKSELADIVESSLRGANLWEEVKDRLDRPGSGLSGGQQQRLCIARAIAVEPQVLLMDEPCSALDPISTLAIEDLIEQLKERFTIVIVTHNMQQAARVSETTAFFNLAGVGQPGRLIEIAPTEVIFSNPTQQATEDYISGRFG, from the coding sequence ATGGCCAAGCGGATCGACGCCACCGACGTCGACATCTACTACGGCTCCTTCAAGGCGGTCGAGGGCGTCACCTTCTCCGTGGAGCCCCGCTCGGTGACCGCGTTCATCGGCCCGTCGGGCTGCGGCAAGTCCACCGTGCTGCGCACCCTGAACCGGATGCACGAGGTGATCCCCGGCGCGCACGTCGAGGGCAAGATCACCCTGGACGGCGAGGACATCTACGGCTCGGACGTCGACCCGGTCAACGTGCGGCGCACGATAGGCATGGTGTTCCAGCGCCCCAACCCGTTCCCGACGATGTCGATCTTCGACAACGTCGTGGCCGGGCTCAAGCTCGAGGGCAAGCGCCGCAGCAAGTCCGAGCTCGCGGACATCGTCGAGAGCTCCCTGCGCGGCGCGAACCTCTGGGAGGAGGTCAAGGACCGCCTCGACCGCCCCGGCTCCGGCCTCTCCGGCGGCCAGCAGCAGCGGCTGTGCATCGCCCGCGCGATCGCGGTCGAGCCGCAGGTGCTCCTCATGGACGAGCCGTGCTCGGCGCTCGACCCCATCTCGACCCTGGCGATCGAGGACCTCATCGAGCAGCTCAAGGAGCGCTTCACCATCGTCATCGTCACGCACAACATGCAGCAGGCGGCGCGGGTGTCCGAGACGACGGCGTTCTTCAACCTCGCGGGCGTCGGGCAGCCCGGCCGGCTCATCGAGATCGCGCCGACCGAGGTGATCTTCTCCAACCCCACGCAGCAGGCCACGGAGGACTACATCTCCGGCCGCTTCGGCTGA
- a CDS encoding hydroxymethylglutaryl-CoA lyase: MDPRTADVQVVEVSARDGLQNDPAELSTAQKVELVRRTTAAGLRRQEVASFVSPTRVPRMADAEAVVAALADDADRDAAAYIGLVLNVRGFERAAATRLDEVNLVVAASDAFTERNQGMTTDAAVATVEQVAPLARAAGLVPTVTVSTSFGCPFSGEVPVDHLVALCERLAASGVEELALADTIGVAVPRDVVERVRRVRAATGDVRLRAHFHNTRNTGYANALAAFEEGVAVLDASLGGIGGCPFAPRATGNIATEDLVYLLERSGVRTGLDLDALIAAGEWLGEELGRPTPSLVAKAGGFPTGE, from the coding sequence GTGGACCCTCGGACGGCGGACGTGCAGGTGGTGGAGGTGTCGGCCCGCGACGGCCTCCAGAACGACCCGGCCGAGCTGTCGACCGCACAGAAGGTCGAGCTGGTGCGGCGCACCACCGCCGCCGGGCTTCGCCGCCAGGAGGTCGCCAGCTTCGTCAGCCCCACCCGGGTGCCGCGGATGGCCGACGCCGAGGCCGTCGTGGCGGCCCTCGCGGACGACGCCGACCGCGACGCGGCGGCCTACATCGGGCTGGTGCTCAACGTGCGCGGCTTCGAGCGGGCCGCCGCCACCCGCCTCGACGAGGTCAACCTCGTCGTGGCCGCGAGCGACGCCTTCACCGAGCGCAACCAGGGCATGACCACCGACGCCGCGGTCGCGACGGTGGAGCAGGTGGCACCCCTGGCCCGGGCTGCGGGCCTGGTGCCCACCGTGACGGTGTCCACGTCCTTCGGGTGCCCGTTCTCCGGCGAGGTGCCGGTGGACCACCTCGTCGCGCTGTGCGAGCGGCTCGCGGCGTCCGGCGTCGAGGAGCTCGCCCTCGCCGACACCATCGGCGTGGCGGTCCCCCGCGACGTCGTCGAGCGCGTGCGCAGGGTGCGTGCGGCCACCGGGGACGTGCGGCTGCGCGCGCACTTCCACAACACCCGCAACACCGGCTACGCCAACGCCCTCGCGGCCTTCGAGGAGGGAGTCGCGGTGCTCGACGCGAGCCTCGGGGGGATCGGCGGCTGCCCGTTCGCGCCGCGCGCCACCGGCAACATCGCCACGGAGGACCTGGTGTACCTGCTCGAGCGCTCCGGCGTGCGCACGGGTCTGGACCTCGACGCCCTCATCGCGGCGGGGGAGTGGCTGGGCGAGGAGCTGGGCCGACCGACCCCGTCGCTGGTGGCCAAGGCGGGCGGCTTCCCCACGGGGGAGTGA
- a CDS encoding SDR family NAD(P)-dependent oxidoreductase, producing the protein MTRPVAVVTGGGGGLGRVLVDRLDAEGFDVLPVDVLGTERVLDVTDAAACRALADEVRPRVWVNNAGVLGAGDAATQPDEVVERVVRVTLLGVLHGTRAAVASMRAHGGGHVVSIASLASWVPVPGEAVYAAAKAGVLSYTLSLAAELRAQGVEDVRLSAVCPDGMLTPMVTDVLDDDAVAMSFTAPRLTTPEEVADRVAELLLHPRLVSSVPHWRGAQVRLFAAVPDAMLRAAPVFARIGRANLERARAQARRGSSRRSTTEPPSA; encoded by the coding sequence GTGACCCGACCCGTCGCCGTCGTCACCGGTGGTGGCGGCGGCCTCGGCCGGGTGCTGGTCGACCGGCTCGACGCCGAGGGCTTCGACGTGCTGCCCGTCGACGTGCTGGGCACCGAGCGGGTGCTCGACGTCACCGACGCGGCCGCGTGCCGCGCCCTGGCCGACGAGGTGCGGCCGCGGGTGTGGGTCAACAACGCGGGCGTGCTCGGCGCCGGCGACGCCGCGACGCAGCCGGACGAGGTCGTCGAGCGCGTGGTGCGGGTGACCCTGCTCGGCGTCCTCCACGGCACCCGCGCCGCGGTGGCGAGCATGCGGGCGCACGGCGGCGGCCACGTGGTGTCGATCGCGTCGCTGGCGTCGTGGGTGCCGGTGCCGGGCGAGGCCGTCTACGCCGCGGCCAAGGCCGGGGTGCTGTCGTACACGCTGAGCCTGGCCGCCGAGCTGCGCGCTCAGGGCGTCGAGGACGTCCGGCTCTCCGCGGTCTGCCCGGACGGCATGCTCACCCCGATGGTCACCGACGTGCTCGACGACGACGCCGTCGCGATGTCGTTCACGGCTCCGCGGCTCACCACGCCGGAGGAGGTCGCCGACCGCGTGGCCGAGCTGCTGCTGCACCCGCGGCTGGTCAGCAGCGTGCCGCACTGGCGCGGCGCGCAGGTGCGGCTGTTCGCGGCGGTCCCGGACGCGATGCTGCGGGCGGCGCCGGTCTTCGCCCGGATCGGCCGGGCCAACCTCGAGCGGGCGCGGGCTCAGGCGCGACGCGGCTCGTCGCGCAGGTCGACCACCGAGCCGCCGTCGGCGTAG
- the glgC gene encoding glucose-1-phosphate adenylyltransferase has protein sequence MAHRDVLGIVLAGGEGKRLMPLTADRAKPAVPFGGAYRLVDFVLSNLVNAGYLRICVLTQYKSHSLDRHITTTWRLSTLLGNYVTPVPAQQRLGPRWYTGSADAIFQSLNLVYDESPSYVVVFGADHVYRMDPQQMVDQHKASGAGVTVAGIRVPKEQANQFGVIETSDGRTINRFVEKPSDPVTIPGDPDHVYASMGNYVFTTDVLVEALRIDAGDDGSVHDMGGNIIPMLVEQGMAEVYDFADNVVPGSTDRDRGYWRDVGSLDAYHDAHMDLVSVHPIFNLYNRYWPILSHLPPLPPAKFVEGGNSHESMVGAGSIIAGAHVRNSVLSYDVNIREGAYVEGAVIMPGVRIGRGAVVRRAILDKNVQVPDGAQIGVNMDSDRERYTVSPGGIIVVGKGQKVEVG, from the coding sequence GTGGCACACCGCGACGTCCTGGGAATCGTCCTCGCCGGTGGCGAGGGCAAGCGCCTCATGCCCCTGACCGCCGACCGCGCCAAGCCCGCCGTCCCGTTCGGCGGCGCCTACCGCCTCGTCGACTTCGTCCTGTCCAACCTCGTCAACGCCGGCTACCTGAGGATCTGCGTCCTCACCCAGTACAAGAGCCACTCGCTCGACCGGCACATCACCACGACCTGGCGGCTGTCCACGCTGCTGGGCAACTACGTCACCCCGGTGCCGGCGCAGCAGCGCCTCGGCCCGCGGTGGTACACGGGCAGCGCCGACGCGATCTTCCAGAGCCTCAACCTCGTCTACGACGAGAGCCCCTCCTACGTCGTGGTCTTCGGCGCCGACCACGTCTACCGCATGGACCCCCAGCAGATGGTCGACCAGCACAAGGCGTCCGGCGCCGGCGTGACGGTGGCCGGGATCCGGGTGCCCAAGGAGCAGGCGAACCAGTTCGGCGTCATCGAGACCAGCGACGGGCGCACCATCAACCGGTTCGTGGAGAAGCCGTCGGACCCCGTGACGATCCCGGGCGACCCGGACCACGTGTACGCGTCGATGGGCAACTACGTCTTCACCACCGACGTCCTCGTCGAGGCGCTGCGCATCGACGCCGGCGACGACGGCTCGGTCCACGACATGGGCGGCAACATCATCCCGATGCTCGTCGAGCAGGGGATGGCCGAGGTCTACGACTTCGCTGACAACGTCGTCCCCGGGTCGACCGACCGCGACCGCGGCTACTGGCGCGACGTCGGGAGCCTCGACGCCTACCACGACGCCCACATGGACCTCGTGTCCGTGCACCCGATCTTCAACCTGTACAACCGCTACTGGCCGATCCTGTCGCACCTGCCGCCGCTGCCCCCCGCGAAGTTCGTCGAGGGCGGCAACAGCCATGAGTCGATGGTCGGCGCGGGCTCGATCATCGCCGGCGCCCACGTGCGCAACTCCGTGCTCTCCTACGACGTCAACATCCGGGAGGGCGCGTACGTCGAGGGGGCCGTGATCATGCCGGGCGTGCGCATCGGGCGCGGCGCCGTCGTGCGGCGGGCCATCCTCGACAAGAACGTGCAGGTGCCGGACGGCGCGCAGATCGGTGTGAACATGGACTCCGACCGCGAGCGCTACACCGTGAGCCCCGGCGGCATCATCGTGGTGGGCAAGGGCCAGAAGGTCGAGGTCGGGTGA
- the glgA gene encoding glycogen synthase: MRVGILTREWPPDVYGGAGVHVDELVRELRPRADVHVHAFGPTRTGAVGHVVHSEFAQANAALQTLAIDLDMVRVLDHVDVVHSHTWYTNLAGHLAGELFGVPHVITAHSLEPRRPWKAEQLGGGYRISSWIESSSYREAAAVIAVSDGMKADLLDAYDFVDPERVHVVRNGIDTVAWRPEESAHLLPQYGVDTSRPYVVFVGRITRQKGIAHLLAAAELFDDSVQLVFCASAPDTPEIGAETAAAVARLQERRPVVWIQEHAPRPVVQQLLTHALAFLCPSVYEPLGIVNLEAMACETAVVASDVGGIPEVVVDGETGLLVPYDPSEPRAFEHAFADAVNVLVADPSRARSMGACGRARAVSDFGWGVVADRTLEVYRLAGAVDGAVAP, encoded by the coding sequence CTGCGCGTCGGGATCCTCACCCGGGAGTGGCCGCCGGACGTCTACGGCGGCGCCGGGGTCCACGTCGACGAGCTCGTTCGCGAGCTGCGTCCGCGGGCCGACGTGCACGTGCACGCCTTCGGGCCCACCCGCACCGGCGCCGTGGGCCACGTGGTGCACAGCGAGTTCGCCCAGGCGAACGCCGCGCTGCAGACGCTGGCGATCGACCTCGACATGGTGCGGGTGCTCGACCACGTCGACGTCGTCCACTCGCACACCTGGTACACGAACCTGGCCGGGCACCTCGCCGGCGAGCTGTTCGGCGTCCCGCACGTCATCACCGCGCACTCGCTCGAGCCCCGCAGGCCCTGGAAGGCCGAGCAGCTCGGCGGCGGCTACCGCATCTCGTCGTGGATCGAGTCGTCGTCGTACCGCGAGGCCGCGGCGGTGATCGCGGTGTCCGACGGCATGAAGGCCGACCTCCTCGACGCCTACGACTTCGTCGACCCCGAGCGGGTCCACGTGGTGCGCAACGGCATCGACACCGTGGCCTGGCGGCCCGAGGAGTCCGCGCACCTGCTCCCCCAGTACGGCGTCGACACGAGCCGGCCCTACGTCGTGTTCGTGGGCCGCATCACGCGCCAGAAGGGCATCGCGCACCTGCTGGCCGCGGCGGAGCTCTTCGACGACAGCGTGCAGCTCGTCTTCTGCGCGTCGGCCCCCGACACCCCCGAGATCGGGGCGGAGACGGCCGCCGCCGTGGCGCGGCTCCAGGAGCGCCGGCCGGTGGTGTGGATCCAGGAGCACGCGCCTCGCCCCGTGGTGCAGCAGCTGCTCACGCACGCCCTGGCCTTCCTCTGCCCGTCGGTGTACGAGCCGCTGGGCATCGTCAACCTCGAGGCCATGGCCTGCGAGACCGCCGTGGTCGCCTCCGACGTCGGCGGCATCCCCGAGGTGGTCGTCGACGGCGAGACGGGCCTCCTCGTGCCCTACGACCCCTCCGAGCCGCGCGCCTTCGAGCACGCGTTCGCCGACGCCGTGAACGTGCTCGTGGCCGACCCGTCGCGGGCCCGGAGCATGGGGGCGTGCGGCCGCGCCCGCGCCGTGTCCGACTTCGGCTGGGGCGTGGTCGCCGACCGCACGCTGGAGGTCTACCGGCTCGCCGGCGCCGTCGACGGCGCCGTCGCCCCGTGA
- a CDS encoding EamA family transporter: MRPRPRRVRLRLGRGRRPHAGGLPARRRRRRRRRPVSSLETPSVEQVDRRPLLGYLIYVAAATLFALNGTVSKVQMQHGIEWYRLSQLRVTAAFLILVVVVALTNRRAFRLRRDEVRRMAVYGVLGIATTQSLYFVSILRLPVGVSLLFEFTAPIMVALWFRFVMREPVRDRVFGALLLAMLGLAMVAQVWEGLTLDVIGVVAGLGAAAALALYYVEGEKLVVHRDPVSLTMWGFGFASAFWALLLPWWSFPWESLSFSDALGGYGPALPGWAYATSMVVLGTVLPFALVLQSLRHLRATQASVVGMTEPVIASAIAWVFLGEVLVPVQILGGIVVLVGIVLAETSR, encoded by the coding sequence GTGCGGCCGCGCCCGCGCCGTGTCCGACTTCGGCTGGGGCGTGGTCGCCGACCGCACGCTGGAGGTCTACCGGCTCGCCGGCGCCGTCGACGGCGCCGTCGCCCCGTGAGCAGCCTGGAGACGCCGTCCGTCGAGCAGGTCGACCGGCGTCCCCTGCTGGGGTACCTCATCTACGTCGCCGCGGCGACGCTGTTCGCGCTCAACGGCACCGTGAGCAAGGTGCAGATGCAGCACGGGATCGAGTGGTACCGCCTCTCCCAGCTGCGGGTGACGGCCGCGTTCCTCATCCTCGTGGTGGTCGTCGCGCTCACGAACCGCCGTGCGTTCCGGCTGCGCCGCGACGAGGTGCGCCGGATGGCGGTGTACGGCGTCCTCGGCATCGCCACGACGCAGTCGCTGTACTTCGTCTCGATCCTGCGGCTGCCCGTGGGCGTCTCGCTGCTGTTCGAGTTCACCGCGCCGATCATGGTCGCGCTGTGGTTCCGCTTCGTCATGCGCGAGCCCGTGCGCGACCGTGTGTTCGGCGCGCTGCTGCTGGCGATGCTCGGCCTGGCGATGGTGGCGCAGGTCTGGGAGGGGCTCACCCTCGACGTCATCGGCGTCGTCGCCGGGCTCGGCGCCGCGGCGGCGCTCGCGCTCTACTACGTCGAGGGCGAGAAGCTGGTGGTCCACCGCGACCCGGTCTCGCTCACGATGTGGGGCTTCGGCTTCGCCTCCGCCTTCTGGGCGCTGCTGCTGCCGTGGTGGTCGTTCCCCTGGGAGTCGCTGTCGTTCAGCGACGCCCTCGGCGGCTACGGGCCGGCCCTGCCCGGCTGGGCCTACGCCACGTCCATGGTGGTGCTCGGCACGGTGCTGCCGTTCGCGCTGGTGCTCCAGTCGCTGCGCCACCTGCGCGCGACCCAGGCCTCCGTAGTCGGCATGACCGAGCCGGTGATCGCCAGCGCCATCGCGTGGGTGTTCCTCGGCGAGGTGCTCGTGCCCGTGCAGATCCTGGGCGGCATCGTGGTGCTCGTCGGCATCGTGCTGGCCGAGACGTCGCGGTAG
- a CDS encoding SDR family oxidoreductase, translated as MTAPFSLAHRTALVTGAGSAEGIGFACARLLARMGARVVVSATTERVHDRAAELRAEGLEAVGVVADLTDPAAAQRLLDAALVDLGRLDVLVNNAGMAQTGVALESGTLVDQPADAWRRQLEITLMTAVTLTRLALPVMREQRHGRVVMMSSVTGPLVSASGSSAYSAAKAAMDGLMRAVAIEEGPHGITCSSVAPGWIATASSEDDELVAGRYTPVGRPGTPDEVAAVVGFLASDEASYVTGQAFVVDGGNVVQEMKGP; from the coding sequence GTGACGGCTCCCTTCTCGCTCGCCCACCGCACGGCGCTGGTCACCGGCGCCGGCTCCGCCGAGGGGATCGGGTTCGCCTGCGCCCGGCTGCTGGCCCGCATGGGCGCGCGCGTGGTGGTGAGCGCGACCACCGAGCGGGTGCACGACCGCGCGGCCGAGCTGCGGGCCGAGGGGCTCGAGGCCGTGGGGGTGGTCGCCGACCTCACCGACCCGGCCGCGGCGCAGCGCCTGCTCGATGCCGCGCTCGTGGACCTCGGCCGCCTCGACGTCCTGGTGAACAACGCCGGCATGGCGCAGACAGGTGTCGCCCTCGAGTCCGGCACGCTGGTCGACCAGCCGGCCGACGCCTGGCGGCGTCAGCTCGAGATCACGCTCATGACGGCGGTCACCCTCACCCGCCTGGCGCTGCCGGTGATGCGCGAGCAGCGCCACGGCCGCGTGGTGATGATGTCCAGCGTCACGGGGCCGCTGGTGTCGGCCTCGGGCAGCAGCGCCTACTCCGCGGCCAAGGCCGCGATGGACGGCCTCATGCGTGCCGTCGCGATCGAGGAGGGGCCGCACGGGATCACCTGCTCGTCGGTGGCGCCGGGCTGGATCGCCACGGCGTCCTCCGAGGACGACGAGCTCGTCGCCGGGCGCTACACCCCCGTGGGCCGGCCGGGCACCCCGGACGAGGTGGCCGCCGTGGTCGGGTTCCTCGCCAGCGACGAGGCGTCCTACGTGACCGGCCAGGCCTTCGTCGTCGACGGCGGCAACGTCGTGCAGGAGATGAAGGGCCCCTAG
- a CDS encoding DUF4279 domain-containing protein, with amino-acid sequence MAVTRTRAALAVQHDTLGAAHVTAVLGLEPTDAFEPGEAYARDSMTRSHSHWSLESPSAEPALEPQLRALLGVLAPHREALSALAQEGYRLTWTCFVEEDCGDGAVSLSAGLLAELGSMPVDLWVDSYADTAQD; translated from the coding sequence ATGGCCGTCACCCGCACCCGTGCGGCGCTCGCCGTGCAGCACGACACCCTGGGCGCAGCCCACGTCACCGCCGTCCTCGGCCTCGAGCCGACCGACGCCTTCGAGCCGGGCGAGGCGTACGCCCGTGACAGCATGACCCGTTCGCACTCGCACTGGTCGCTGGAGAGCCCGAGCGCGGAACCGGCGCTCGAGCCCCAGCTGCGCGCCCTGCTCGGGGTGCTCGCCCCGCACCGGGAGGCGCTCTCAGCGCTCGCGCAGGAGGGCTACCGCCTCACCTGGACCTGCTTCGTGGAGGAGGACTGCGGCGACGGCGCCGTGTCGCTCAGCGCCGGCCTGCTCGCCGAGCTGGGCTCGATGCCCGTCGACCTGTGGGTCGACTCCTACGCCGACACCGCCCAGGACTGA